The Aethina tumida isolate Nest 87 chromosome 6, icAetTumi1.1, whole genome shotgun sequence genome has a segment encoding these proteins:
- the LOC109602583 gene encoding cullin-2 isoform X2, whose translation MSLKPRTVDFNATWGQIKETIHGVITLKKVERPVWNDRFSDVYSLCVAHPEPLADRLYAETKQYLIDHVAKLLNQVQADGDDKLVKNYFTYWLQYSKGSGYLHSLYLYLNQQHIRTQKLSDAEIIYGSSDTSSGEQMEIGELALEVWQSGMIGPLGQKLVSLLLKAIDEDRAGQSLSISIEAVRGTILSFVEVQGYKKKGELQLYQELFEAHFLDASGEHFKRDAARLLQERDVSLYMERVKAKIDEELMRARKFLHNSSWQKVSSRCQTHMVAEHLPFLYSECMNMVQSERRKDLGNMYDLLHSVQNAMIVLVETMLEHIKTQGLAAIGNLQGDNVHVTFVENLLAVYKKYRQLIQEVFKGDQNFMGALDKACSSVINHRPNMGKTACKSPELLAKYCDTLLKKSSKGISESEVDERLAESITIFKYIDDKDVFQKFYSRMLAKRLIHQQTQSMDAEEAMINRLKQACGYEFTSKLHRMFTDMSVSADLNNKFAAHLKESSIDLGINFTIYVLQAGAWPLGQAVVTPFALPHQLERSVQMFESFYHQGFSGRKLTWLHHLCQAELRLGHLRKSYVVNVQTFQMAILLLFETTDALLCRDIRETLQLNQDQFNRHAVSLVESKLLLADAEELTPEVTLRLNMDYSNKRTKFRITAAVQKETTQEVEQTMNSVEEDRKMYLQAAIVRIMKSRKVLKHNLLIQEVYAQSKVSFAPSVQLIKKCIESLIDKQYIERTPHSSEEYSYVA comes from the exons ATGTCACTGAAACCAAGAACGGTCGATTTCAACGCCACTTGGGGCCAAATCAAGGAAACGATCCACGGAGTGATAACTTTGAAAAAGGTCGAGCGTCCCGTTTGGAACGACCGCTTCTCCGACGTGTATTCGTTGTGCGTGGCTCATCCGGAGCCGCTCGCCGACAGACTCTACGCCGAAACCAAACAGTACCTCATCGATCATGTGGCCAAGCTATTGAATCAGGTACAGGCCGACGGTGACGACAAGTTGGTCAAGAACTACTTCACCTATTGGTTGCAATACTCGAAGGGCAGCGGATATTTGCACAGTTTGTATTTGTATCTGAATCAGCAGCACATCCGGACGCAAAAACTTTCCGATGCCGAAATTATTTACGGCAGTTCCGACACAAGTTCAG GCGAACAGATGGAAATTGGAGAATTGGCTTTGGAAGTTTGGCAATCCGGGATGATCGGTCCGCTTGGTCAGAAATTGGTGAGCCTCCTGCTGAAGGCCATAGATGAAGACAGAGCCGGACAGTCTTTGAGCATATCGATTGAAGCTGTTCGCGGCACCATTCTGAGCTTCGTCGAG GTTCAGGGCTACAAAAAGAAGGGCGAGCTACAGCTGTATCAGGAATTGTTCGAGGCGCATTTCCTGGACGCGAGCGGAGAGCATTTCAAACGGGACGCCGCGAGATTGTTGCAGGAACGCGACGTCAGTCTGTATATGGAGAGGGTGAAGGCGAAAATCGACGAAGAACTGATGAGAGCGAGAAAATTTCTGCACAACAGTTCGTGGCAAAAGGTCTCGAGTCGGTGCCAGACTCACATGGTCGCCGAACATCTGCCGTTCCTGTACAGCGAATGCATGAACATGGTCCAAAGCGAGCGGCGCAAGGATTTGGGCAACATGTACGATTTGCTGCACAGCGTCCAAAACGCCATGATCGTTTTGGTCGAGACGATGTTGGAACACATCAAGACGCAGGGCTTGGCGGCGATCGGGAACTTGCAGGGCGACAACGTGCACGTCACCTTCGTGGAGAATCTGCTGGCCGTCTACAAAAAGTACAGGCAACTGATCCAGGAGGTGTTCAAGGGCGACCAGAACTTCATGGGCGCCCTGGACAAGGCGTGCAGCTCGGTCATCAACCACAGACCGAACATGGGCAAGACGGCGTGCAAGAGTCCCGAACTGCTCGCCAAGTATTGCGACACGCTGCTCAAGAAGTCGAGCAAGGGCATCAGCGAGAGCGAGGTCGACGAGCGCCTGGCCGAGAGCATCACCATATTCAAGTACATCGACGACAAGGACGTGTTCCAGAAGTTCTACTCGCGCATGCTGGCCAAGCGACTGATCCATCAGCAGACGCAGAGCATGGACGCCGAAGAGGCGATGATCAACCGACTGAAGCAGGCGTGCGGGTACGAGTTCACCAGCAAGCTGCACCGCATGTTCACCGACATGTCGGTCAGCGCCGATCTGAATAACAAGTTCGCGGCCCACCTGAAAGAGTCCTCCATCGATCTGGGCATCAATTTCACCATCTACGTGCTGCAGGCGGGCGCTTGGCCCCTCGGTCAGGCCGTCGTCACTCCGTTCGCTCTGCCGCACCAGCTGGAGAGGAGCGTGCAAATGTTCGAGTCGTTCTACCATCAGGGCTTCAGCGGACGCAAGCTGACGTGGTTGCATCACTTGTGCCAGGCGGAGCTGCGACTGGGCCACCTGCGCAAGTCCTACGTGGTCAACGTGCAGACCTTCCAGATGGCCATCCTGCTGCTGTTCGAGACCACCGACGCACTGTTGTGTCGCGACATCCGCGAGACGCTCCAGCTCAACCAGGACCAGTTCAACAGACACGCGGTCAGTCTGGTCGAGAGCAAACTGCTGTTGGCGGACGCGGAAGAACTCACGCCCGAAGTCACGCTGCGACTGAACATGGACTATTCGAACAAGAGAACCAAATTCAGGATCACGGCCGCGGTGCAGAAGGAGACCACGCAGGAGGTCGAACAGACGATGAACTCGGTCGAGGAAGACCGGAAAATGTACCTGCAGGCGGCCATCGTGCGCATCATGAAGTCGAGGAAAGTGCTGAAACACAACTTGCTCATCCAGGAGGTGTATGCCCAGTCGAAGGTGTCGTTCGCGCCCAGCGTGCAGCTGATCAAGAAATGCATCGAGTCCTTGATCGACAAACAGTACATCGAAAGAACGCCGCACTCGAGCGAGGAATACAGTTACGTGGCTTGA
- the LOC109602583 gene encoding cullin-2 isoform X1, producing the protein MSLKPRTVDFNATWGQIKETIHGVITLKKVERPVWNDRFSDVYSLCVAHPEPLADRLYAETKQYLIDHVAKLLNQVQADGDDKLVKNYFTYWLQYSKGSGYLHSLYLYLNQQHIRTQKLSDAEIIYGSSDTSSGWSFHCRETRSKRLFVFVFVLFAGEQMEIGELALEVWQSGMIGPLGQKLVSLLLKAIDEDRAGQSLSISIEAVRGTILSFVEVQGYKKKGELQLYQELFEAHFLDASGEHFKRDAARLLQERDVSLYMERVKAKIDEELMRARKFLHNSSWQKVSSRCQTHMVAEHLPFLYSECMNMVQSERRKDLGNMYDLLHSVQNAMIVLVETMLEHIKTQGLAAIGNLQGDNVHVTFVENLLAVYKKYRQLIQEVFKGDQNFMGALDKACSSVINHRPNMGKTACKSPELLAKYCDTLLKKSSKGISESEVDERLAESITIFKYIDDKDVFQKFYSRMLAKRLIHQQTQSMDAEEAMINRLKQACGYEFTSKLHRMFTDMSVSADLNNKFAAHLKESSIDLGINFTIYVLQAGAWPLGQAVVTPFALPHQLERSVQMFESFYHQGFSGRKLTWLHHLCQAELRLGHLRKSYVVNVQTFQMAILLLFETTDALLCRDIRETLQLNQDQFNRHAVSLVESKLLLADAEELTPEVTLRLNMDYSNKRTKFRITAAVQKETTQEVEQTMNSVEEDRKMYLQAAIVRIMKSRKVLKHNLLIQEVYAQSKVSFAPSVQLIKKCIESLIDKQYIERTPHSSEEYSYVA; encoded by the exons ATGTCACTGAAACCAAGAACGGTCGATTTCAACGCCACTTGGGGCCAAATCAAGGAAACGATCCACGGAGTGATAACTTTGAAAAAGGTCGAGCGTCCCGTTTGGAACGACCGCTTCTCCGACGTGTATTCGTTGTGCGTGGCTCATCCGGAGCCGCTCGCCGACAGACTCTACGCCGAAACCAAACAGTACCTCATCGATCATGTGGCCAAGCTATTGAATCAGGTACAGGCCGACGGTGACGACAAGTTGGTCAAGAACTACTTCACCTATTGGTTGCAATACTCGAAGGGCAGCGGATATTTGCACAGTTTGTATTTGTATCTGAATCAGCAGCACATCCGGACGCAAAAACTTTCCGATGCCGAAATTATTTACGGCAGTTCCGACACAAGTTCAGGTTGGTCTTTTCACTGTCGAGAGACGAGATCGAAGCgactatttgtttttgtttttgttttattcgcAGGCGAACAGATGGAAATTGGAGAATTGGCTTTGGAAGTTTGGCAATCCGGGATGATCGGTCCGCTTGGTCAGAAATTGGTGAGCCTCCTGCTGAAGGCCATAGATGAAGACAGAGCCGGACAGTCTTTGAGCATATCGATTGAAGCTGTTCGCGGCACCATTCTGAGCTTCGTCGAG GTTCAGGGCTACAAAAAGAAGGGCGAGCTACAGCTGTATCAGGAATTGTTCGAGGCGCATTTCCTGGACGCGAGCGGAGAGCATTTCAAACGGGACGCCGCGAGATTGTTGCAGGAACGCGACGTCAGTCTGTATATGGAGAGGGTGAAGGCGAAAATCGACGAAGAACTGATGAGAGCGAGAAAATTTCTGCACAACAGTTCGTGGCAAAAGGTCTCGAGTCGGTGCCAGACTCACATGGTCGCCGAACATCTGCCGTTCCTGTACAGCGAATGCATGAACATGGTCCAAAGCGAGCGGCGCAAGGATTTGGGCAACATGTACGATTTGCTGCACAGCGTCCAAAACGCCATGATCGTTTTGGTCGAGACGATGTTGGAACACATCAAGACGCAGGGCTTGGCGGCGATCGGGAACTTGCAGGGCGACAACGTGCACGTCACCTTCGTGGAGAATCTGCTGGCCGTCTACAAAAAGTACAGGCAACTGATCCAGGAGGTGTTCAAGGGCGACCAGAACTTCATGGGCGCCCTGGACAAGGCGTGCAGCTCGGTCATCAACCACAGACCGAACATGGGCAAGACGGCGTGCAAGAGTCCCGAACTGCTCGCCAAGTATTGCGACACGCTGCTCAAGAAGTCGAGCAAGGGCATCAGCGAGAGCGAGGTCGACGAGCGCCTGGCCGAGAGCATCACCATATTCAAGTACATCGACGACAAGGACGTGTTCCAGAAGTTCTACTCGCGCATGCTGGCCAAGCGACTGATCCATCAGCAGACGCAGAGCATGGACGCCGAAGAGGCGATGATCAACCGACTGAAGCAGGCGTGCGGGTACGAGTTCACCAGCAAGCTGCACCGCATGTTCACCGACATGTCGGTCAGCGCCGATCTGAATAACAAGTTCGCGGCCCACCTGAAAGAGTCCTCCATCGATCTGGGCATCAATTTCACCATCTACGTGCTGCAGGCGGGCGCTTGGCCCCTCGGTCAGGCCGTCGTCACTCCGTTCGCTCTGCCGCACCAGCTGGAGAGGAGCGTGCAAATGTTCGAGTCGTTCTACCATCAGGGCTTCAGCGGACGCAAGCTGACGTGGTTGCATCACTTGTGCCAGGCGGAGCTGCGACTGGGCCACCTGCGCAAGTCCTACGTGGTCAACGTGCAGACCTTCCAGATGGCCATCCTGCTGCTGTTCGAGACCACCGACGCACTGTTGTGTCGCGACATCCGCGAGACGCTCCAGCTCAACCAGGACCAGTTCAACAGACACGCGGTCAGTCTGGTCGAGAGCAAACTGCTGTTGGCGGACGCGGAAGAACTCACGCCCGAAGTCACGCTGCGACTGAACATGGACTATTCGAACAAGAGAACCAAATTCAGGATCACGGCCGCGGTGCAGAAGGAGACCACGCAGGAGGTCGAACAGACGATGAACTCGGTCGAGGAAGACCGGAAAATGTACCTGCAGGCGGCCATCGTGCGCATCATGAAGTCGAGGAAAGTGCTGAAACACAACTTGCTCATCCAGGAGGTGTATGCCCAGTCGAAGGTGTCGTTCGCGCCCAGCGTGCAGCTGATCAAGAAATGCATCGAGTCCTTGATCGACAAACAGTACATCGAAAGAACGCCGCACTCGAGCGAGGAATACAGTTACGTGGCTTGA
- the LOC109602570 gene encoding zinc finger matrin-type protein 3, with amino-acid sequence MSNGQNSEAHLNDYKIRLKKRKITDNDEYVNSPKPQTNTTPTVSQLQQQQQPPPLPPQSMLANSYHNYSMLNTYVPPTQPVLYYAAGQVPDTSLTQKICTALIATKEKPKNYDKNLFRDTNPDADDASLPSELTAMFQPLFCRLCSAHLSSNVMAKMHYKSKNHEKKIRKFLIDYSDKTGEPLHKRAKLGHKSKDPDQMFDNDPRYFHCDVCDLDLTGKLHAESHYMGKNHLMAVSGHRTPAGKGYYNEEGKWVRIKVEKKGEHEGGSGDGFGVEFRKADADKETTTEQPLSPSKSKTGAAQKPGLQSKFHCDFCNVGATCLQQLEMHLRGQKHLKKLKQLGINVAADAGGAAEGLSEATASCSNSTLLQIGGGGNDILAAYRTPTGHYYCQNCDLTLNSEMHFKLHLNGKGHHKKIQQK; translated from the exons ATGAGTAACGGACAAAATTCAG AAGCGCACTTGAACGATTACAAGATTCGTCTCAAGAAACGAAAGATAACGGACAACGACGAGTACGTCAACTCCCCCAAACCGCAAACAAACACTACTCCGACAGTTAGTCAACTTCAGCAACAACAACAGCCACCACCACTACCACCACAATCGATGTTGGCAAATTCGTATCACAATTATTCAATGTTGAATACTTACGTGCCTCCTACACAACCTGTCTTGTACTATGCGGCGGGTCAAGTCCCAGACACGAGTCTCACCCAGAAGATTTGCACAGCTCTGATAGCTACAAAGGAAAAGCCAAAAAACTACGACAAGAATTTAT TCAGAGACACGAACCCTGACGCGGATGATGCAAGTTTGCCGTCAGAATTGACTGCAATGTTTCAACCGTTATTTTGCAGATTGTGTTCGGCCCATCTCAGTTCCAACGTTATGGCGAAGATGCAttacaaatcgaaaaatcacgAGAAGAAAATTCGAAAGTTTCTGATCGATTATTCCGACAAGACCGGAGAGCCGTTACACAAAAGGGCCAAACTGGGACACAAAAGCAAAGATCCTGATCAAATG TTTGACAACGATCCTAGATACTTTCACTGTGACGTGTGCGATCTGGATCTGACCGGCAAACTGCATGCAGAGTCTCATTATATGGGTAAAAACCACCTAAT GGCGGTGAGTGGACACAGGACTCCGGCGGGAAAAGGTTACTACAACGAGGAGGGTAAATGGGTCCGTATCAA ggTGGAAAAGAAAGGAGAACATGAAGGTGGCAGTGGTGATGGATTCGGAGTGGAGTTTCGAAAAGCGGATGCGGATAAGGAAACGACGACGGAGCAGCCCCTGTCGCCCTCCAAGTCGAAGACAGGTGCCGCCCAGAAACCAGGTTTGCAAAGCAAATTCCACTGCGACTTTTGTAACGTGGGTGCGACCTGTTTGCAACAATTGGAGATGCATCTACGAGGGCAGAAACATCTCAAGAAGTTGAAACAGTTGGGCATCAACGTGGCGGCAGATGCGGGAGGAGCAGCAGAGGGACTGTCAGAGGCGACTGCCAGCTGCAGCAACAGCACTCTCCTTCAAATTGGTGGCGGCGGCAACGACATTTTGGCGGCGTACCGAACTCCAACCGGACATTATTACTgccaaaattgtgatttgactTTGAACTCGGAGATGCATTTCAAGTTGCACCTGAACGGCAAAGGACATCACAAAAAGATTCAGCAGAAGTGA
- the LOC109602578 gene encoding ribosomal RNA processing protein 1 homolog, whose protein sequence is MKPPTTTANNDKKTLVVVQELKMARFLAGNDKSSRDRALKSLTKWLKQRSETFAFTEDDFMRIWKGLFYSMWMSDKPLIQEECAENISKLLIHFSSVHDSMMFFKAGLETLCNEWFGIDQLRLDKFLMLTRRLLRQAITVLRNNKYSKKDVDEFGGVLSSTILNTDRKPPLGLFMHFTEIFLEELAKVGNGNINPDRVIDFLRPFILKMSTSNDGREIARIRKFIFTDLIRQTDLGMEYQEKYDAWKREGFPGSIDSMQKVLVDDADDDDDDDDDDDDKGGEKQEEDTGKKEEEEKVLDPRAGRVNVELPQIKFSPKLIVKALNEVKFDKKSTTKARKMIGVLSEQFQKLSKGVYPLGIKQLNLPKDDYDASIKKAVNRLVKFEKKLMGPAGNDKKRKKKNHDDDVDATKIKKKVQNQSKNDDELLEEIDEEELDKFIKKSEAKISKARKYEKNYQIGTPLRKKTTIQKAKHRITKKKSLAQKAEFIFKRNSGIWFVFKEGGETTTTTTTTPTDDATKKGDSQFDVSNADLGNFLETKLDVNTKVSPSDKQANNTSPSRRPKGGSQSQSPHKSPVTELTATKLFTTPDKPELFPKSEWDEPPKEGEYEICIPAKKYVNKLKVEAKKNNQNVQELINETISKIKGKNRFSLDSKLVKNPYSGTGSSSAQKGNKKVKINMKLNRSQEIHEHVAQILNSPKIPYDANKKPLKPLLKSSVNSTPINPFYKKK, encoded by the exons ATGAAACCGCCGACGACAACCgccaataatgataaaaagacGCTTGTTGTCGTCCAAGAGCTGAAAATGGCTCGTTTCTTGGCCGGCAATGACAAATCGTCGCGTGATCGTGCTCTAAAAAGCCTCACCAAGTGGTTGAAACAACGCTCCGAAACTTTCG CCTTTACCGAAGATGATTTTATGAGAATTTGGAAAGGTTTGTTTTACTCTATGTGGATGTCGGACAAACCGTTGATCCAGGAAGAATGTGCGGAAAACATATCCAAGTTGTTGATCCACTTTTCTTCTGTGCACGATTCCATGATGTTTTTTAAAGCGGGCCTGGAAACGTTATGCAACGAATGGTTCGGTATTGATCAACTGAGACTGGACAAATTCCTTATG CTAACAAGGAGACTTTTGAGACAAGCCATCACAGTGTTGAGAAACAATAAGTACAGTAAAAAAGATGTGGACGAGTTTGGTGGTGTTTTGTCCAGTACAATTTTGAATACAGATAGGAAACCACCGTTAGGACTGTTTATGcattttacagaaatattcTTGGAAGAATTGGCAAAG GTGGGAAATGGTAACATCAATCCAGATAGAGTGATCGACTTTTTGCGGCCGTTCATTCTTAAAATGTCGACTTCGAATGACGGTCGTGAGATCGCTCGTATacgcaaattcatttttaccGATTTAATTCGACAAACCGATCTAGGTATGGAGTATCAGGAAAAATACGACGCCTGGAAGCGAGAGGGATTTCCCGGCAGCATCGATTCGATGCAAAAAGTACTTGTAGATGATgccgacgacgacgacgacgacgacgacgacgacgatgaCAAAGGAGGAGAGAAACAAGAGGAAGATACTGGTAAAAAGGAAGAGGAGGAGAAAGTGTTGGATCCGAGGGCCGGAAGAGTGAACGTTGAACTGCCGCAGATCAAGTTCTCTCCCAAACTAATTGTTAAGGCACTGAACGAAGTTAAGTTCGATAAAAAATCTACAACGAAAGCGAGAAAGATGATCGGCGTGTTATCCGAGCA ATTTCAGAAGCTCTCCAAAGGTGTTTATCCGCTTGGTATTAAACAGCTGAATCTCCCGAAAGACGATTACGACGCGAGCATCAAGAAAGCGGTCAACAGACTcgtaaaatttgaaaagaaattaatgGGGCCGGCAGGAAACGATAAAAAGCGGAAGAAGAAGAACCATGATGACGACGTCGACGCGACAAAGATtaagaaaaaagtacaaaatcaGTCAAAGAATGATGATGAACTGCTGGAGGAAATCGATGAAGAGGAACTTgacaagtttataaaaaaatcagagGCAAAAATTTCAAAGGCGAGAAAATACGAGAAGAATTATCAAATCGGTACGCCGTTAAGAAAGAAGACGACCATTCAAAAAGCCAAACATAGAAtcacgaaaaaaaaaagtcTGGCCCAAAAAGCGGAGTTCATTTTCAAACGAAATTCCGGAATCTggtttgtttttaaagaaGGCGGCG AAACCACCACTACTACTACTACCACTCCTACTGATGACGCAACAAAAAAAGGCGACTCCCAGTTCGACGTTTCCAATGCAGACTTGGGTAATTTTTTGGAGACAAAACTTGATGTGAATACCAAGGTGTCTCCTTCTGACAAGCAAGCTAACAATACATCTCCATCCAGGAGACCAAAGGGCGGTAGTCAGTCCCAATCTCCACATAAAAGTCCTGTAACAGAGTTGACCGCAACGAAATTGTTTACGACACCAGACAAACCTGAATTGTTCCCGAAAAGTGAATGGGACGAACCACCCAAAGAAGGCGAGTACGAAATTTGCATTCCCGCTAAAAAGTACGTCAACAAACTAAAAGTGGAAGCGAAGAAGAACAATCAAAACGTGCAGGAATTAATCAACGAAACAATTTCCAAAATCAAGGGAAAGAACAGGTTCTCTTTGGACTCGAAACTGGTGAAAAACCCGTATTCCGGAACCGGTTCGTCGTCTGCTCAAAAAGGTAACAAAAAGGTGAAAATCAATATGAAACTGAACAGAAGTCAAGAAATACACGAACATGTCGCGCAGATTCTGAATTCCCCCAAAATTCCGTACGACGCTAACAAAAAGCCCCTGAAACCTTTATTAAAATCGAGCGTCAATTCGACGCCGATCAATCCGTTTTACAAGAAGAAATGA
- the LOC126266013 gene encoding uncharacterized protein LOC126266013, which yields MWNISNGNGLSPWMGAFEQKRSFHGLASRPTPMSILPNKSFTNPNFVNNITTSTTMMSSYERTPPDVLENGNRGLVETIKQSCPEIMKPLKSENKNSRKSRRRKISERKNKDNSNRNIGIEEDMETEFEQADENVISKSMSSPEPLHLSDFIPVTCVDEVDHCFSIFSFPAPPSSPPPSSPPPPSLSCSNNGYYDSCKEAARTRLPSACESEDSFIMFEPGSDAECDFDDSSSSTSGDESETDEESEVDSEWDSSESVVPKKKVRFADEESLCSVHPMVQWAYAYQKARKGPWEAYARDRERFKRRISDASRLLDPVLKPEHRRTVFTSRFQE from the exons ATGTGGAATATTAGCAACGGCAACGGTTTGTCCCCTTGGATGGGAGCGTTCGAGCAAAAGAGAAGCTTTCACGGTCTCGCCAGTCGACCGACTCCCATGTCGATTTTGCCCAACAAATCTTTCACCAATCCAAACTTTGTGAACAACATTACCACCTCGACGACGATGATGTCCAGCTACGAAAGGACACCGCCTGATGTACTGGAAAACGGTAACAGAGGCCTCGTCGAAACCATAAAGCAAAGTTGTCCAGAAATTATGAAACCTCTGAAGTCAGAAAACAAAAACAGTAGAAAATcaagaagaagaaaaatttcggagagaaaaaataaagacAATTCAAACAGAAACATTGGAATTGAAGAAGATATGGAAACAGAATTTGAACAAGCTGATGAGAATGTTATTTCAAAAAGCATGTCCAGCCCTGAACCTCTGCATCTGAGCGATTTCATCCCGGTCACCTGTGTTGATGAAGTCGACCACTGTTTCAGCATCTTCTCCTTTCCAGCACCACCATCATCACCGCCACCTTCATCACCACCACCACCGTCACTGTCGTGCTCAAATAACGGTTATTACGACAGCTGTAAAGAGGCGGCTAGAACGCGACTGCCGTCCGCTTGCGAAAGCGAAGACAGTTTTATCATGTTCGAGCCCGGATCAGATGCAGAATGTGATTTCGACGATTCATCTTCGTCTACATCGGGCGATGAATCGGAGACAGACGAAGAATCAGAGGTGGATTCAGAATGGGACTCCTCGGAATCTGTTGTACCTAAGAAAAAG GTTCGTTTCGCGGACGAGGAGAGCCTTTGCTCGGTCCACCCGATGGTGCAATGGGCGTACGCGTACCAGAAAGCGAGAAAGGGACCGTGGGAAGCGTACGCCAGAGACAGGGAGCGTTTCAAGAGGCGGATCAGCGACGCTTCCCGTCTTCTCGATCCCGTTCTGAAGCCCGAACACAGACGAACCGTTTTTACATCCCGTTTCCAGGAAtga